The proteins below are encoded in one region of Podarcis raffonei isolate rPodRaf1 chromosome 8, rPodRaf1.pri, whole genome shotgun sequence:
- the IL17C gene encoding interleukin-17C, with the protein MLWDLDNAYKWETGVKLESVYLSLATDNHPPREAKPKRQRKRSSWTIHLKHHQHLLTASFESAEMRSLLLALILLAWAEAKRLGGHHRHHQNCFAAEDVQEGYVPTLFRSRATRWERQAPVQLVPYVEGEEASPRRQRRHHETTCPDLKVQGTLNREIHERSISPWTYRIDEDEDRYPRKLSIAECLCKGCIDVKTGQEVTSLNSVPVFQNMMVLRRKPCQHNDEAAGFTFEVKYIDVSVACACVLPRYSS; encoded by the exons ATGTTATGGGATTTGGACAACG CATATAAATGGGAGACAGGTGTCAAGCTGGAGTCAGTTTACCTGTCCCTTGCAACTGACAATCACCCTCCAAGGGAAGCTAAGCccaagaggcagagaaagaggagCTCGTGGACAATCCACCTTAAGCATCATCAGCACCTGCTCACTGCCTCTTTCGAATCAGCCGAGATG CGCTCCCTTTTGCTTGCACTGATTCTCCTTGCCTGGGCAGAGGCCAAGCGACTGGGCGGCCACCACCGACACCACCAGAACTGCTTTGCCGCAGAGGATGTGCAGGAAGGGTACGTGCCCACGCTGTTCCGGAGCAGGGCCACACGGTGGGAACGCCAAGCTCCCGTGCAGCTGGTGCCCTACGTGGAGGGTGAAGAGGCCAGTCCACGAAGGCAGCGGAGGCACCACGAGACCACCTGCCCCGATCTGAAGGTCCAGGGCACTCTGAACAGAGAAATCCACGAGCGCTCCATCTCACCATGGACATACCG CATTGATGAAGATGAGGACCGCTATCCACGCAAACTGTCCATTGCAGAGTGTCTCTGCAAAGGATGCATTGATGTCAAGACAGGACAAGAGGTGACCTCGCTCAACTCTGTGCCGGTGTTCCAGAACATGATGGTGCTGCGACGCAAGCCGTGCCAACACAACGACGAGGCCGCTGGCTTTACCTTTGAGGTGAAGTACATTGATGTGTCCGTGGCCTGTGCCTGCGTCCTCCCCCGATACAGCAGCTGA